One genomic window of Actinoalloteichus hoggarensis includes the following:
- a CDS encoding YceD family protein gives MHSRTSSDASPAPSGPWVLDTRELGRRAGASRRHHRSLAPTTRLGLDIIAVPDQGEVVLDLRLDSVVEGVLVAGTATAPLEGECSRCLDPILDEVEVEVTELFAYPESTTDETTDEDELPRVVDELIDLEPVVRDAILLALPSSPLCSPACAGLCVDCGGKWAELGPDHRHETMDPRWAALRQRFGDTSTAGTTFDKSEEN, from the coding sequence ATGCACTCCAGAACTTCGTCCGACGCGAGCCCCGCTCCGTCCGGGCCGTGGGTCCTCGACACCCGTGAGCTCGGCCGCCGTGCGGGCGCCAGCCGTCGTCATCACCGCAGCCTCGCGCCCACCACGCGCCTGGGACTGGATATCATCGCGGTCCCCGACCAGGGCGAGGTCGTCCTGGACCTTCGGCTCGACTCCGTCGTCGAGGGCGTGCTCGTGGCGGGCACCGCCACCGCGCCGTTGGAGGGCGAGTGCTCCCGGTGTCTCGACCCGATCCTCGACGAGGTCGAGGTCGAGGTGACCGAGTTGTTCGCCTACCCGGAGAGCACCACGGACGAGACGACCGACGAGGACGAGCTCCCTCGGGTGGTCGACGAGCTGATCGACCTGGAACCGGTGGTGCGTGACGCGATCCTGCTCGCGCTACCATCCTCGCCGCTGTGCTCGCCCGCCTGCGCAGGCCTCTGCGTCGACTGCGGCGGGAAGTGGGCCGAACTCGGCCCCGACCATCGCCATGAGACCATGGACCCCCGGTGGGCCGCCCTGCGACAGCGGTTCGGCGACACCAGCACTGCAGGCACCACTTTTGACAAGTCAGAGGAGAACTAG
- a CDS encoding DivIVA domain-containing protein: MYRVFESLDELVTIVEDARGVPMTSGCVVPRGDVLELLDDIRDALPNELDDAQDVLDHRDEVVGKAAEQAEQTVGQAQAEAEQLMAQARAEAERMVAEARMHADRMLAEAHSEADRAVATGNHEYEEFVARARAEAERMVQAGRASYEQSVEEGRAEQAMLVSQTEVVQAAHGESARIVEAAGVEAERLRSECDAYVDAKLADFEELLDRTLRTVGKGRQQLRAPSRTAFDYSEWEQRSSMPG, encoded by the coding sequence GTGTACCGGGTGTTCGAGTCGCTCGACGAGTTGGTGACGATCGTCGAGGACGCACGGGGAGTCCCGATGACCTCCGGATGCGTCGTCCCTCGCGGCGACGTGCTCGAACTGCTGGACGACATCCGCGATGCGCTGCCCAACGAACTCGACGACGCCCAGGACGTGCTGGACCACCGGGACGAGGTCGTCGGCAAGGCCGCGGAGCAGGCGGAGCAGACCGTCGGCCAGGCCCAGGCCGAGGCCGAGCAGCTGATGGCGCAGGCCAGAGCCGAGGCGGAGCGGATGGTCGCCGAGGCCAGGATGCACGCCGATCGGATGCTCGCCGAGGCGCACTCCGAGGCCGACCGCGCCGTGGCCACCGGCAATCACGAGTACGAGGAGTTCGTGGCCAGGGCCAGGGCCGAGGCCGAGCGGATGGTGCAGGCGGGCCGTGCCTCCTACGAGCAGTCCGTGGAGGAGGGGCGCGCCGAGCAGGCGATGCTGGTCTCCCAGACCGAGGTGGTGCAGGCCGCGCACGGCGAGTCCGCACGGATCGTGGAGGCGGCGGGCGTGGAGGCGGAACGGCTGCGCTCCGAGTGCGACGCCTACGTCGACGCCAAGCTGGCCGACTTCGAGGAACTGCTCGACCGCACGCTGCGGACGGTCGGCAAAGGCCGCCAACAGCTGCGGGCGCCCTCCAGGACCGCGTTCGACTACAGCGAGTGGGAGCAGCGTTCCAGCATGCCCGGCTGA
- a CDS encoding ribonuclease domain-containing protein → MTTITRRAVAALLFALLAFLPFGGTGLAAAPSTGSLISVVQQPDCGDTTGFTQVDLASLPPETAETATLIQEGGPFPHPQDGTVFGNRERLLPDCENGYYHEYTVETPGVPHRGARRLVTGDDDEYFYTDDHYASFVLVDVPS, encoded by the coding sequence ATGACGACCATCACCCGCCGCGCCGTCGCCGCGCTGCTCTTCGCGCTCCTGGCATTCCTGCCCTTCGGCGGGACGGGCCTGGCCGCGGCCCCGTCGACCGGCTCGCTGATCTCCGTCGTCCAACAGCCGGACTGTGGCGACACCACGGGATTCACCCAGGTCGACCTCGCCTCGCTGCCGCCGGAGACCGCGGAGACGGCCACGCTGATCCAGGAGGGCGGGCCCTTCCCCCATCCGCAGGACGGCACCGTCTTCGGCAACCGGGAGCGCCTGCTGCCCGACTGCGAGAACGGCTACTACCACGAGTACACGGTGGAGACGCCGGGAGTGCCGCATCGCGGCGCACGGCGCCTTGTCACCGGCGACGATGACGAGTACTTCTACACCGACGACCACTACGCGAGTTTCGTGTTGGTGGACGTGCCATCCTGA
- the coaD gene encoding pantetheine-phosphate adenylyltransferase, translated as MRRAIYPGSYDPVTNGHVDIIERAAGQFDEVVVAVMINKSKKSLFTVDERLDMLRDVSVEWPNVRVDSWHGLLVDYCRTHDIQAIVKGLRAVSDFDYELQMAQMNQRLSGVETLFMAANPVYSFLASSLVKEIATYGGDVSALVPAVVERRVVERATERG; from the coding sequence ATGAGACGCGCCATCTATCCAGGCTCGTACGACCCGGTCACGAACGGCCATGTCGACATCATCGAGCGCGCGGCCGGGCAGTTCGACGAGGTCGTCGTCGCCGTCATGATCAACAAGAGCAAGAAGAGCCTGTTCACCGTGGACGAGCGGTTGGACATGCTTCGGGACGTCTCGGTCGAGTGGCCGAACGTCCGCGTGGACTCCTGGCACGGGCTGCTCGTCGACTACTGCCGCACCCACGACATCCAGGCGATCGTCAAGGGCCTGCGCGCCGTCAGCGACTTCGACTACGAGTTGCAGATGGCCCAGATGAATCAGCGGCTCTCCGGAGTCGAGACCCTCTTCATGGCCGCCAATCCGGTCTACAGCTTCCTGGCCAGCTCGCTGGTCAAGGAGATAGCCACCTACGGCGGCGACGTGTCCGCCCTGGTGCCCGCCGTCGTCGAACGGCGCGTCGTCGAGCGGGCGACCGAACGCGGCTGA
- the rsmD gene encoding 16S rRNA (guanine(966)-N(2))-methyltransferase RsmD — protein sequence MTRIVAGSMGGRRITVPPRGTRPTSERVREALFNAVESLVDLRGRRVLDLYAGSGALGLEALSRGAAEAVFVESDRRATLVLRRNIDTLRPQGAVVRPGTVASVLDSPADRPFDLVLADPPYDVPTDGLDAVLALLAHHGWTSPGSLVVVERAVRDRPPRWPAPLRALREKRYGDTILYWGDHDEDANGAKPSGETPGDAHAGG from the coding sequence GTGACGCGGATCGTGGCGGGCAGCATGGGCGGCAGGCGGATCACGGTGCCTCCGCGCGGTACGCGGCCGACCTCGGAACGGGTGCGGGAGGCGTTGTTCAACGCGGTCGAGTCGCTGGTGGACCTCCGAGGCCGCCGGGTCCTCGACCTGTACGCGGGCTCCGGGGCGCTGGGACTGGAGGCGTTGTCGCGGGGCGCGGCGGAGGCGGTGTTCGTCGAATCCGACCGGCGCGCGACGCTCGTCCTGCGGCGCAACATCGACACCCTGCGCCCGCAGGGGGCCGTGGTCCGGCCAGGCACGGTGGCATCGGTGCTCGACAGCCCCGCCGACCGACCCTTCGATCTCGTGCTGGCCGATCCGCCGTACGACGTGCCGACCGACGGGCTCGACGCGGTGCTCGCCCTCCTCGCGCACCACGGCTGGACAAGCCCCGGCAGCCTCGTCGTGGTGGAGCGGGCGGTTCGCGATCGGCCCCCGCGCTGGCCCGCTCCGCTCCGCGCCCTGCGAGAGAAGCGCTACGGCGACACGATCCTGTACTGGGGCGACCACGACGAGGACGCGAACGGCGCGAAGCCTTCGGGCGAGACGCCGGGAGACGCGCACGCCGGCGGCTGA
- a CDS encoding SDR family NAD(P)-dependent oxidoreductase, giving the protein MRRTAVVTGGGTGIGRAAARELTDAGFEVVVIGRRPEPLAAVVAELGPTVTPLSLDVADPAALAESAPRLPACVDVLVNNAGGNTDIGQPAPAEGDLVALRDSWQANLNANLLSAVLVTELLRPRLAENGRVINLGSIASRYGAAGYGAAKAAVETWTKELAFGLGGRGITANVVAPGYTEDTEFFRGRMTDARRTTLLEKTATKRVGLAADIAAVIGFLASPRSGHVTGQVLHVNGGAYLGG; this is encoded by the coding sequence ATGCGGCGCACCGCCGTCGTGACGGGTGGAGGAACCGGTATCGGGCGGGCCGCGGCCCGGGAGCTGACGGACGCCGGATTCGAGGTGGTCGTCATCGGCAGGCGGCCGGAGCCGCTGGCGGCCGTCGTCGCCGAACTCGGGCCGACGGTCACGCCGCTGTCCCTGGACGTCGCGGACCCCGCCGCCCTGGCCGAGTCCGCGCCGAGGCTGCCCGCCTGCGTGGACGTGCTGGTGAACAACGCGGGCGGCAACACCGACATCGGGCAGCCCGCCCCCGCCGAGGGCGACCTCGTCGCCCTGCGCGACTCCTGGCAGGCCAATCTGAACGCCAACCTGCTCAGCGCGGTGCTGGTCACCGAACTCCTGCGGCCCCGGCTCGCCGAGAACGGTCGGGTGATCAACCTCGGCTCCATCGCGTCGCGCTACGGCGCGGCGGGCTACGGCGCCGCCAAGGCCGCCGTGGAGACCTGGACCAAGGAACTGGCCTTCGGTCTCGGCGGGCGCGGGATCACCGCGAACGTCGTCGCGCCGGGATACACCGAGGACACCGAGTTCTTCCGGGGTCGGATGACCGACGCACGTCGCACCACGCTCCTCGAGAAGACCGCCACCAAGCGGGTGGGCCTCGCCGCCGACATCGCGGCCGTGATCGGCTTCCTGGCCTCGCCGCGCTCCGGACACGTCACCGGACAGGTGCTGCACGTCAACGGCGGCGCCTACCTCGGCGGCTGA
- a CDS encoding MarR family winged helix-turn-helix transcriptional regulator gives MTGSDSTDRIQLAWARERPGTPVASIGVITRLWRLGKLLGDERRRVLTALDIDRATLDLLSTLRRAGPPYRLPPRDLARRSLISAGAITQRVARAEAEGLVLVHRTESGRRTIGVELTEEGHAEVERSVDDLLRHEESLIDHLDPAQRDQLTELLRVLLAGLHDKLGVTDEDAVERDAN, from the coding sequence ATGACCGGCTCCGATTCGACGGATCGCATACAGCTCGCCTGGGCAAGGGAACGGCCGGGCACACCCGTGGCCTCCATCGGCGTGATCACGCGGCTCTGGCGGCTGGGCAAGCTGCTCGGCGACGAACGACGTCGCGTCCTCACCGCGCTCGACATCGATCGCGCGACGCTCGATCTGCTCAGCACCCTGCGGCGAGCCGGCCCGCCCTACCGGCTGCCACCCCGCGATCTCGCCCGCCGCAGCCTGATCAGCGCGGGCGCCATCACCCAGCGGGTGGCCAGGGCCGAGGCGGAGGGTCTCGTCCTGGTGCACCGGACCGAGTCCGGCAGACGCACGATCGGCGTCGAGCTGACCGAAGAGGGGCACGCGGAGGTCGAACGCAGCGTCGACGACCTGCTCCGGCACGAGGAGTCGCTGATCGACCACCTCGATCCGGCCCAGCGTGACCAGCTCACCGAACTGCTCCGCGTACTGCTCGCCGGGCTCCACGACAAGCTCGGCGTCACCGACGAGGACGCCGTCGAACGCGACGCGAACTGA
- a CDS encoding pyruvate carboxylase gives MFRKVLVANRGEIAIRAFRAAYELGAGTVAVFPHEDRNSVHRLKADEAYEIGEPGHPVRAYLSVAEIVAAARRAGADAVYPGYGFLSENPGLAKACAEAGITFVGPSHEILELAGNKARAVDAARAAGLPVLASVPPTADIDELVAAAQDMTFPVFVKAVAGGGGRGMRRVENAADLREAAEAAMREAESAFGDATVFLEQAVVNPRHIEVQILADGVGHAIHLFERDCSVQRRHQKVIEIAPAPNLDPELRERICADAVAFARQIGYVNAGTVEFLVDERGNHVFIEMNPRIQVEHTVTEEVTDVDLVQSQLRIAAGETLADLGLAQERITLRGAALQCRITTEDPGNGFRPDTGTISAYRSPGGAGIRLDGGTTFAGTGISAHFDSMLVKLSCRGRDFATATARARRALAEFRIRGVATNIPFLQAVLDDPDFQAGRVTTSFIEQRPRLLTARQSADRGTRLLTYLADVTVNRPHGDRPSTLDPMYKLPELDLEAVPPAGSRQRLLELGPAGFASWLRASEAVGVTDTTFRDAHQSLLATRVRTKDLLAVAPHVARLTPELLSLECWGGATYDVALRFLAEDPWERLAALREAVPNICLQMLLRGRNTVGYTPYPEEVTSAFVAEATRTGIDVFRIFDALNDVEQMRPAIEAVRETGQAVAEVALCYTADLSDPGEKLYTLDYYLRLAEQIVAAGAHVIGVKDMAGLLRPPAAATLISALRREFDLPVHLHTHDTPGGQLATYLAAVQAGVDAVDGASASMAGTTSQPPLSAVVAATDHTPRATGLRLSSVCDLEPYWEAVRRIYRPFESALPSPTGRVYRHEIPGGQLSNLRQQAIALGLGDRFEEIESTYAAADGILGRLVKVTPSSKVVGDLALHLVGAGADPAEFESDPGRFDIPDSVIGFLHGELGDPPGGWPEPFRAKALAGRSGARQVVPLTEEDRRGLAEDRRATLNRLLFPGPAKEYTAHHEEYGDTSLLRSKDFFYGLRPGEEYSVDLERGVRLYITVEAIGEADERGMRTVMATLNGQLRPIQVRDRSIASAVPAAEKADRGNPGHIAAPFAGVVTVSVAEGDTVEPGQTVATIEAMKMEAGITAPKGGTVRRLAIGSVAQVEGGDLLIELN, from the coding sequence ATGTTCCGGAAGGTCCTGGTCGCCAATCGAGGCGAGATCGCGATTCGGGCGTTTCGCGCCGCTTACGAGCTCGGGGCGGGAACAGTCGCCGTCTTTCCGCATGAGGACCGGAACTCGGTGCATCGGCTCAAGGCCGACGAGGCCTACGAGATCGGCGAGCCCGGGCATCCCGTTCGCGCCTACCTGTCGGTGGCCGAGATCGTCGCCGCCGCCCGCCGCGCGGGCGCCGACGCCGTCTACCCCGGTTACGGCTTCCTCTCCGAGAACCCCGGACTCGCCAAGGCCTGCGCCGAGGCGGGCATCACCTTCGTCGGCCCCTCGCACGAGATCCTGGAACTCGCGGGCAACAAGGCGCGCGCGGTGGACGCGGCCAGGGCCGCCGGACTGCCCGTGCTCGCCTCCGTCCCGCCGACCGCCGACATCGACGAACTCGTCGCCGCCGCCCAGGACATGACGTTCCCGGTGTTCGTGAAGGCCGTCGCGGGCGGCGGCGGTCGGGGGATGCGTCGCGTGGAGAACGCGGCCGACCTGCGCGAGGCGGCCGAGGCGGCGATGCGTGAGGCCGAGTCCGCCTTCGGCGACGCGACCGTGTTCCTGGAACAGGCCGTCGTCAATCCCCGGCACATCGAGGTGCAGATCCTCGCCGACGGCGTGGGCCACGCCATCCACCTCTTCGAACGCGACTGTTCGGTGCAGCGGCGACACCAGAAGGTCATCGAGATCGCCCCCGCTCCCAACCTCGATCCCGAGCTGCGCGAGCGGATCTGCGCCGACGCCGTCGCCTTCGCGCGCCAGATCGGCTATGTCAACGCGGGCACCGTGGAGTTCCTCGTCGACGAGCGCGGCAACCACGTGTTCATCGAGATGAATCCGCGCATCCAGGTGGAGCACACGGTCACCGAGGAGGTCACCGACGTCGACCTCGTGCAGTCTCAGCTGCGCATCGCCGCCGGTGAGACGCTCGCCGACCTGGGGTTGGCGCAGGAGCGCATCACCCTGCGGGGGGCGGCCCTGCAGTGCCGGATCACCACCGAGGACCCCGGCAACGGCTTCCGCCCGGACACCGGCACCATCAGTGCCTACCGCTCGCCCGGCGGTGCGGGCATCCGGCTCGACGGCGGGACCACCTTCGCGGGCACCGGGATCAGCGCGCACTTCGACTCGATGCTGGTGAAGCTGTCCTGCCGGGGCCGGGACTTCGCCACCGCCACCGCGCGGGCCCGGCGGGCGCTGGCCGAGTTCCGCATCCGAGGCGTCGCCACGAACATCCCCTTCCTCCAGGCGGTGCTGGACGACCCGGACTTCCAGGCGGGCCGGGTGACCACGTCGTTCATCGAGCAGCGCCCGAGGCTGCTCACCGCGCGGCAGTCCGCCGACCGGGGCACCCGGCTGCTCACCTACCTGGCCGACGTCACGGTGAACCGCCCGCACGGCGACCGCCCGAGCACGCTCGACCCGATGTACAAGCTGCCCGAACTCGATCTGGAGGCCGTGCCGCCCGCAGGCTCCCGGCAGCGACTGCTGGAGCTGGGTCCCGCCGGCTTTGCGTCCTGGCTGCGTGCCTCCGAGGCGGTGGGGGTCACCGACACGACCTTCCGCGACGCCCACCAGTCGTTGCTGGCCACCCGGGTACGCACCAAGGACCTGCTGGCCGTCGCGCCGCACGTGGCGCGGCTGACCCCCGAGCTGCTGTCGTTGGAATGCTGGGGCGGCGCCACCTACGACGTCGCGCTGCGGTTCCTCGCCGAGGACCCGTGGGAGCGGCTCGCGGCGCTGCGCGAGGCGGTGCCCAACATCTGTCTTCAGATGCTGCTGCGCGGGCGCAACACCGTCGGGTACACGCCGTACCCGGAGGAGGTGACCAGCGCCTTCGTCGCCGAGGCGACCAGGACCGGCATCGACGTCTTCCGCATCTTCGACGCCCTCAACGACGTCGAGCAGATGCGACCCGCGATCGAGGCCGTCCGCGAGACCGGTCAGGCCGTCGCCGAGGTCGCCCTCTGCTACACCGCCGACCTCTCCGACCCCGGCGAGAAGCTCTACACCCTGGACTACTACCTGCGGCTCGCCGAGCAGATCGTGGCGGCGGGCGCGCACGTCATCGGCGTCAAGGACATGGCCGGTCTGCTCCGGCCGCCCGCCGCGGCGACGCTGATCAGCGCGTTGCGCCGCGAATTCGACCTGCCCGTCCACCTGCACACCCATGACACGCCGGGCGGGCAGCTCGCCACCTATCTGGCCGCCGTGCAGGCGGGCGTCGACGCGGTCGACGGGGCCTCGGCGTCGATGGCGGGCACCACCTCGCAGCCGCCGCTGTCCGCGGTGGTGGCCGCCACCGACCACACGCCTCGGGCCACCGGTCTCCGGCTGTCGTCGGTCTGCGACCTGGAGCCCTACTGGGAGGCGGTGCGTCGGATCTACCGGCCGTTCGAGTCGGCGCTGCCGTCGCCGACCGGCCGGGTGTACCGCCACGAGATCCCCGGCGGTCAGCTCTCCAACCTGCGTCAGCAGGCCATCGCCCTCGGGCTGGGAGATCGGTTCGAGGAGATCGAGTCCACCTATGCCGCGGCCGACGGCATCCTGGGCAGGCTGGTGAAGGTCACGCCGTCGTCCAAGGTGGTCGGCGACCTGGCCCTCCACCTGGTGGGCGCGGGCGCGGACCCCGCGGAGTTCGAGTCGGACCCGGGGCGCTTCGACATCCCGGACTCCGTGATCGGCTTCCTGCACGGCGAGCTGGGCGACCCGCCCGGCGGCTGGCCCGAGCCGTTTCGCGCGAAGGCGTTGGCGGGCCGTTCCGGCGCACGCCAGGTCGTGCCGCTCACCGAGGAGGATCGTCGGGGGCTCGCCGAGGACCGTCGCGCGACGTTGAACCGGCTGCTCTTCCCCGGCCCGGCCAAGGAGTACACCGCGCACCACGAGGAGTACGGCGACACGAGCCTGCTGCGCAGCAAGGACTTCTTCTACGGGCTGCGGCCCGGCGAGGAGTACTCGGTCGACCTGGAGCGGGGTGTGCGGCTGTACATCACGGTGGAGGCCATCGGCGAGGCGGACGAGCGCGGGATGCGCACCGTGATGGCCACGTTGAACGGCCAGCTCCGGCCCATTCAGGTGCGGGACCGCTCGATCGCGTCGGCCGTGCCCGCGGCGGAGAAGGCCGATCGCGGCAACCCCGGCCACATCGCGGCGCCCTTCGCCGGTGTGGTGACGGTGTCGGTGGCCGAGGGCGACACGGTGGAGCCGGGGCAGACCGTCGCCACCATCGAGGCGATGAAGATGGAGGCGGGCATCACGGCGCCGAAGGGCGGCACCGTCCGGCGGCTCGCGATCGGCTCCGTCGCGCAGGTGGAGGGCGGTGACCTGCTGATCGAGCTGAACTGA
- a CDS encoding TetR/AcrR family transcriptional regulator, with product MSEQSSRMPAASGADAPVTLRGDARRNRERILDAAGELFAARGLDVPTAAIARRAGVGVATLYRRFPTKESLVVAVFAGQFAACVAVVDTALDDPDPWRGFRTVIEYVCLTQARDRGFGAALAAALRDTIDVERERGEAIRGFAELTRRAQASGRLRADFTPADLTLVLMANGGIVADSAEIREAASRRLVAYLIEGFRADRGEPAAPLPPAAPLRLRDVVR from the coding sequence ATGAGCGAGCAGTCGTCTCGGATGCCGGCCGCGTCCGGCGCCGACGCCCCGGTCACGCTGCGCGGGGACGCCCGCCGCAACCGTGAGCGCATCCTGGACGCGGCCGGTGAGCTCTTCGCCGCTCGGGGGCTCGACGTGCCGACGGCCGCGATCGCCCGGCGGGCAGGCGTGGGAGTGGCGACCCTCTACCGCCGTTTCCCGACCAAGGAGTCGTTGGTGGTCGCGGTGTTCGCCGGCCAGTTCGCGGCGTGCGTCGCGGTGGTCGACACGGCATTGGACGATCCGGACCCGTGGCGCGGCTTCCGCACGGTCATCGAGTACGTCTGTCTGACGCAGGCCCGCGATCGAGGCTTCGGCGCCGCCTTGGCGGCGGCGCTGCGCGACACGATCGACGTGGAACGGGAACGCGGGGAGGCGATCCGAGGGTTCGCCGAGCTGACACGGCGAGCACAGGCGAGCGGACGGCTGCGGGCCGACTTCACGCCCGCGGACCTGACGCTGGTGCTCATGGCCAACGGCGGCATCGTCGCGGACTCCGCCGAGATCCGGGAGGCCGCGTCCCGCAGGTTGGTCGCCTACCTGATCGAGGGGTTTCGCGCCGACCGAGGCGAGCCCGCCGCGCCCCTGCCGCCCGCCGCTCCGCTGCGTCTGCGGGACGTCGTCCGCTGA
- a CDS encoding GrpB family protein, with protein sequence MSERDRLPYSDEDVRSAWVDEPPTLNATVTLADYDPEWPRLYEREAERIRLLLGERVVALDHIGSTSVPGLCAKPIIDVLLVVPDSADEPAYVPALTDAGYRLVIREPDRDEHRAFKGPDTDVNLHVYSPGSAEIERYRLFRDRLRDHDEERDRYAAVKRELAGRTWKYIQNYADAKTEVVEEIVRRAREAAAAPYDEFSRAYAEHSAVNPFNVYYDRPAILALAGEVAGLRVLDVGSAAGLLAGELADRGARVTGIDRSQGMVDLAKEAFGDRVDFRRADVARPLDFLAADSVDLVTASLVLHYLRDWGPALAEFRRVLRPGGAVVASVHHPEDWHWFEGTRYFETELLTDEWTLAGQRQRVRFYRRPLSAIFGALREAGFVVDRLDEPAPLPECESADPGAWRLLTGGPRFLYLRSVNPG encoded by the coding sequence GTGTCGGAACGTGACCGTCTCCCCTACTCCGACGAGGACGTCCGCTCAGCCTGGGTCGACGAGCCGCCGACGCTGAACGCCACGGTCACCCTCGCCGACTACGACCCGGAGTGGCCCCGGCTCTACGAACGGGAGGCCGAGCGGATCCGGCTGCTGCTCGGCGAGCGGGTCGTCGCGCTGGACCACATCGGATCGACCTCGGTCCCCGGCCTCTGTGCCAAGCCGATCATCGACGTCCTGCTGGTCGTCCCCGACTCCGCCGACGAGCCCGCCTACGTCCCGGCGTTGACGGACGCCGGCTACCGCCTGGTCATCCGGGAGCCCGACCGCGACGAGCATCGCGCGTTCAAGGGGCCGGACACCGACGTCAACCTGCACGTCTACTCGCCCGGCTCCGCCGAGATCGAACGGTACCGGCTCTTCCGCGACCGCCTGCGCGACCATGACGAGGAGCGGGACCGCTACGCCGCCGTCAAACGCGAACTGGCGGGCCGGACATGGAAGTACATCCAGAACTACGCCGACGCCAAGACCGAGGTCGTCGAGGAGATCGTCCGGCGGGCGCGGGAGGCCGCCGCGGCCCCCTATGACGAGTTCAGCCGCGCCTATGCGGAGCACTCGGCCGTCAATCCGTTCAACGTCTACTACGACCGGCCCGCGATCCTCGCGCTGGCGGGTGAGGTCGCGGGACTGCGGGTGCTCGACGTCGGCAGTGCCGCGGGCCTGCTGGCGGGTGAACTCGCCGATCGGGGGGCCCGGGTCACCGGCATCGACCGCAGCCAGGGCATGGTGGATCTCGCCAAGGAGGCCTTCGGCGATCGGGTCGACTTCCGCCGCGCCGATGTGGCCCGTCCGCTGGACTTCCTGGCGGCGGACTCGGTGGACCTGGTGACGGCCTCCCTGGTCCTGCACTACCTGCGGGACTGGGGCCCCGCCCTGGCCGAGTTCCGTCGCGTGCTTCGGCCGGGCGGCGCGGTCGTCGCCTCCGTGCACCATCCGGAGGATTGGCACTGGTTCGAGGGCACCCGGTACTTCGAGACCGAGCTGCTCACGGACGAGTGGACGTTGGCCGGGCAGCGGCAGAGGGTGCGGTTCTACCGCAGACCGTTGAGCGCGATCTTCGGCGCGCTGCGCGAGGCCGGGTTCGTGGTGGACCGGCTCGACGAGCCCGCGCCGCTGCCCGAGTGCGAGTCCGCCGATCCCGGCGCCTGGCGGCTGCTCACCGGCGGACCGCGGTTCCTCTACCTGCGGTCGGTCAATCCGGGCTGA
- a CDS encoding VanZ family protein, which translates to MISTFLVTYPWLTTTALMLLIVVGPLAGAWLADRPRATRVLLGLSIAAVLVLTFAPASRELEIGCSVEWDLPRLGAVELMANVILFVPVVLLAGVLTRRPILMVAVASGASVLIELVQAFATVFGRSCSTNDWLANTLGALLGAVLAVAALWLARSFQARIRR; encoded by the coding sequence GTGATCAGCACTTTCCTCGTCACGTATCCGTGGTTGACGACGACGGCCCTGATGCTGCTGATCGTCGTGGGCCCGCTCGCGGGCGCGTGGCTCGCGGACAGGCCGCGCGCCACGCGCGTGCTGCTGGGACTGTCGATCGCGGCGGTGCTGGTGCTCACCTTCGCTCCGGCGAGCCGCGAACTGGAGATCGGCTGCTCCGTCGAGTGGGACCTCCCCCGGCTCGGCGCGGTAGAGCTGATGGCGAACGTCATCCTGTTCGTCCCCGTGGTCCTGCTCGCCGGTGTGCTGACTCGTCGACCGATCCTGATGGTCGCCGTCGCCAGCGGAGCCTCCGTGCTGATCGAACTGGTCCAGGCCTTCGCCACGGTCTTCGGCCGCAGCTGCTCGACGAACGACTGGCTCGCCAACACCCTCGGCGCCCTGCTCGGGGCCGTCCTGGCCGTCGCCGCGCTGTGGCTGGCTCGTTCGTTCCAGGCACGCATCCGGCGCTAG